A region from the Branchiostoma lanceolatum isolate klBraLanc5 chromosome 2, klBraLanc5.hap2, whole genome shotgun sequence genome encodes:
- the LOC136427078 gene encoding long-chain fatty acid transport protein 2-like, with product MWPDEIDKKTVLYGTGAVGGAVAAAAGLYRFLYPYAIRDRYQAQLEMAVIEKFTNIITSGGTLLTQWADAVGRQPDKPFLLSGAEVHTYRDVDNMANRTANFFHRRGFRKGDTVALLIYNEPTFVWTFLGLAKVGVKMALLNTNLRGQALMHCFRIAGATSLVVGQGQPLLDATLELLPELQEEGATIWLQGSAPPPAGVSALDGLVQQESDQPLPSPVSITPADTLCYIYTSGTTGLPKAAIIPHSKFIVGANSLLHIQGLTSEDILYVTLPLYHSSGLLLGIGSVISKGATVALRRKFSAHHFWDDCRRYNATVIIYIGELLRYLCTVPERPDDKDHKVRLAFGNGLRPDIWKQFQERFGIPRIGEFYAMTEGNVGLTNLHNKVGAVGVASPTYRKHRPFSVIQCDLDTGEPIRGKDGKCTEVRIDQPGLLVGPTDPGTPYTGYLGKPELTEKKILRSVFQDGDAFFNTGDLMVIDRDYFIYFVDRVGDTFRWKGENVATTEVAQVLSKMEGVQEVNVYGVKVPGQDGRAGMASIIPQPGQKLDFRRWYRYITAKLPTYARPLFLRLTQQIQVTGTFKHQKAALVKEGFDPTKVTDPLFVIDNAKKSYVPLDEKAYRRIVIGQARL from the exons ATGTGGCCGGATGAAATCGACAAGAAGACTGTCCTGTACGGGACCGGTGCGGTAGGCGGGGCAGTAGCGGCCGCTGCCGGGCTCTATCGCTTCCTGTACCCGTATGCTATCCGGGACCGCTACCAGGCTCAACTAGAGATGGCCGTCATCGAGAAGTTCACCAACATCATCACGTCCGGCGGGACGCTGCTGACGCAGTGGGCGGACGCGGTGGGGAGGCAGCCCGACAAGCCGTTCCTCCTGTCCGGTGCCGAGGTCCACACGTACCGGGACGTGGACAACATGGCCAACAGGACAGCCAACTTCTTCCACCGCAGGGG TTTCCGGAAGGGGGACACGGTCGCCCTGCTGATCTACAACGAGCCGACCTTCGTCTGGACGTTCCTGGGTCTGGCGAAGGTCGGAGTGAAGATGGCGCTGCTCAACACCAACCTGAGGGGGCAGGCACTCATGCACTGCTTCAGAATCGCCGGGGCAACCAGCCTCGTTGTGGGACAAG GACAACCACTCCTCGACGCCACCTTGGAACTCCTGCCGGAACTGCAGGAGGAAGGTGCAACCATCTGGCTGCAGGGCTCGGCTCCGCCCCCCGCGGGGGTGTCTGCCCTGGATGGACTAGTCCAGCAGGAGTCCGACCAACCACTGCCGTCTCCGGTCTCCATTACTCCAGCAGACACGCTCTGTTACATCTACACCTCTGGAACCACAG GTCTCCCCAAAGCTGCGATTATTCCACACTCGAAGTTCATCGTCGGAGCAAACAGTCTTCTCCACATCCAAGGGCTGACGTCCGAGGACATTCTGTACGTCACCCTGCCTCTGTACCACTCCAGCGGGCTCCTGCTCGGCATCGGATCAGTCATAAGCAAAG GTGCAACAGTAGCGCTCAGGAGGAAGTTTTCTGCCCACCATTTTTGGGATGACTGTCGACGCTACAACGCCACTGTGATCATCTACATCGGAGAGCTGCTGCGGTACTTGTGTACTGTACCTGAG CGCCCAGATGATAAGGACCACAAAGTTCGGCTGGCGTTCGGGAACGGTCTCCGGCCGGACATCTGGAAGCAGTTCCAGGAACGTTTCGGGATTCCGCGGATCGGAGAGTTCTACGCCATGACGGAGGGGAACGTGGGACTGACCAACCTTCACAACAAGGTCGGGGCAGTCGGAGTCGCTTCTCCTACATATAGG aaacaccggcccttttcagtgATCCAGTGTGACCTTGACACTGGGGAGCCAATCAGAGGGAAGGATGGGAAGTGCACGGAGGTCAGAATAG ATCAACCAGGCCTTCTCGTGGGTCCGACCGACCCGGGTACACCCTACACCGGCTACCTGGGGAAACCTGAGCTCACCGAGAAGAAGATCTTACGCAGCGTCTTCCAGGACGGGGACGCCTTCTTCAACACCGGAGACCTGATGGTGATAGACAGGGACTACTTCATCTACTTTGTGGACCGGGTGGGAGACACCTTCAG ATGGAAGGGTGAGAACGTGGCGACCACTGAAGTTGCCCAGGTTCTCAGTAAGATGGAGGGAGTGCAGGAGGTCAACGTGTACGGGGTCAAGGTGCCAG GTCAGGATGGTCGTGCAGGCATGGCGTCCATCATTCCCCAACCCGGACAGAAGCTGGACTTCCGCCGCTGGTACAGGTACATCACGGCCAAGCTCCCGACCTACGCACGACCCCTCTTCCTCCGACTCACGCAGCAGATCCAGGTCACCGGAACCTTCAAGCACCAGAAGGCAGCTCTCGTCAAGGAAGGGTTCGACCCCACAAAAGTCACGGATCCGCTGTTTGTCATCGACAATGCTAAGAAATCCTATGTTCCATTAGACGAGAAAGCCTACAGAAGGATTGTAATTGGGCAGGCTCGTTTGTAG